In the genome of Nycticebus coucang isolate mNycCou1 chromosome X, mNycCou1.pri, whole genome shotgun sequence, the window ACACAGGTCCTCACGTAAGTGAAAGAGATTTAAGAACAAATGATAATCCATTCAACATGGATGAAGAGGTTGGATGAAGTTTGTTTTCCTAATCTTTACATTGTAAGTCCATATTAATCAGAAGTCCTTGCTTATAAATGCCTGCAATCTTTTAGGAACACAGAACCTGAGACATTGTTGTGCTTCATAAATCTGCTAAGCTACCTCTAGGCACTTGTGCTCAGTGTGATAGAAGAGAAACATCATTGTCCAAGGTATCAAGAGACACAGCCTCTGAAACTGTCAACTCTGTCACGAACTTGCTGCCTGGCTTTGCTTAGATATTGTCTCCTCTTTGGGCCTTAGATGGACAAGCAAATCTTGAAGGTCCTTGTCAGTTCTAATAGGATGTGTGATAAAGAGCTGTACATTGGAACAAATTAGAGAGCATTTCAAGAGTGCTTATAATCAAGAGCTAGATAGTTCTGGGCAGGCTGAATGCTGAAAGATGAGCCTTGTCATTCTGTATCACTTTTACCCATTCTGAAAAATCCAATTTGCTACTCTCCTCCCCAAACAAAGGCAGCATTTTTAGCTGAGTGCCCTCTAAGTGGCCTCTGAGGAATCAGGCAGGGAGCGGGCAGCACAGAGCCCCTGGCCTCTAGTGTTCGACATATCCCACTCCAACAGGTGCATAGGCCCTGCCGCTCTTCAGACTTGGACAGCAGAGGCAAGGGAGAGTGGCCTCATTTTCTGCTGCTGCAGTGAGCCTTGGCAAACCCCCAAAGAGCAAAGATACAATGCTACAGTCTGTGGCTGGAGGTATTCGAAACACCACTTGGTGAAGTctgggtttctctctctctctctttttggtttaattttcttAGAACCACTCAGAGAAGATTGCAGTTTCAAATCTCAAGTAATGGCTTCAATCAGTCAATCAACAAATATGTGCTGAGCACTTACTACGTGCCTAGGTTTTTGCCTAAGTTATAGGGGGTGACTAAGTGTCTAAGGAAGCCTGGGGTCTTAGCTCTCAGGTGGTCTTTCCCACTAGCTTTAGGCAGGAAGAGGTTCCAGCTAGGGTAATAGTCAGAGAAGCAGCAAATAACTGGCCACGGCTTGTTGCTGGGAAAGCAGGGTCAGTTTTGAGAAGGGGTACCGCAATTGGCCTCTCCTCCTGATGTCTGTcccaggctatttttagacactACTTGGGATGGTGAGGTTGAGCAGCTGAAAGTGCACAGGGTGTCAGGATGAAGTTGGCTTAGACTGGGAATTTGCCATCATGGACACAGACGTCTAAGACTTCTCCATCCTCCTGTGTGAGCTCAGGTCTTTCCTGACAGGCCAAAGTCAAATAGGGGGCTAAGGTCCCAGGACAGAATAGTGACATGAACAGTCCTAGAGGAAAAGCCCAAGTACCTGAAGCTGAGAATAAAACTTCTACCTCTAAGGAAAGAATCCTGAATCAAAATGAGTCATAGAAAGGGTATTTTCTCCAAAacaacagagagaaggaaaatcatCCTCTCGTAACAATGGGTATGTGTACGAGGAAGTGGAAATTTGAAGCTTCTCCAAATATTgagttgtttccttttatttttggttggTGGGACGCaccattggaatttttttttcaagaagggGATTGTGTTTTGTTACTGTTCCAGGATGATCAGGATGAAGCGAACCAGAACTACTTAgcagatgaagaggaggaagcagaagaagaGGCTCAGGTGATGGTGGTGCCCAAattggaggaggagaaagaagaggaggaagaggaggaaaaggaggaggaagagggtcaGGGTCAGTCAACAGGCAATGCCTGGTGGCAGAAATTGCAGATCCTGAACGAATACCTGTGGGATCCAGAGAGAAGGATGTCTCTGGCCCGAACAGGTCAGAGTTGGAGTAAGTCGTCCCAACGCCCCAGCCTGGTGTCCTTTGCTTTTGGCATGGTGTCCAAGGCTCCTTTACCATACGCTGCAACGGGCTTGTCTGCAAACTTCTCTTAGTATTTCATGTGAAAGCACCAATCAATGCCTAGGGAAATACCTGCACTGTGGACAGATTCCATCAGAACAAACTCCAAATGGGTGAACCAACTTGATCGTGTAACTGAAATACACTGGGGTCAATATCAGTTGCAATGCACAGAGACACTGAGGATGGAGTTGAAaaaacatgagattttttttttttaagttcctgtCCTGTCATTTTCTATCCATGTGATCTTGGACCCGCCatttaccctctctgagcctcagtttcctcacctttcCTGAGGGCAACGATCCATGCCCTGCCTCTCTCACAGGATCAGAGTGAAACgccaataaaatgttaatattgtaAAGCTGAAAGAACTATGCTAAAACTATTTCTAAGATATGAGACCCAAGTCCCTGCCGACCTGACCAGGGGTTTTTATAAGGCCTCATCATTTCATTGTATAATGCCATAGAAGGAGAACCAGGAGGCCTGCCCCTGGCCCTGGCTGGTGGGTGCTTTCCTCTCAGTGGTAGGCAGAGAAGAATGTAGGGTTAAGAGGATTGTTCCTGGAGATTAAGGCTGAGCCTCCATGTTGATTGATCAATGGCAGAATTGGATTCCTTAGCATTTCCTCCTTGGACCACGTGCTGCCACCATTCTCACTTTATAACTTCCCCAGCATCCCCCTTCCAGGGTCCTACCCACCTCTTAAACTATTAATGCTAAGCCTTCCCCCCCTGGAGATTTAGTCAGTGGTAAAATTCACACTTGCCACACTCTGCATAGTCCAGAAAAAGAGCAGCTGGTGGTTTGGAACTCAGTCAATCTACAGAAGACAAATAATAGAGGATGCTATGGATGAAAGAGCAGTCCCCGAGTGCCAAGGGTCTAGGTTGGTGAAGTTGATGGCTGTGCCTTCTAAAGGCCCCTTTGGCTGAGAATTCTGTCCCTCATAAAGTTTCACCCTGCTAGTTAATTCAGCTCAGTCAGGGTGAAACAGCCAGTCCTGCTTCCTGGAATTAGGAAGAGCAGGTGTGGGGCTCTGAACAACACCCAcctcccttcatccctcctcagttcccagccccacccctgcccatCCCTCCAACTCTCAACTGGAACAAATGTACAATTTAAGGGACATTCCGACATTCTGCAAACTGCAGACAAATGCTGGACACTCTTTGAGGGCTCCAAAGGCAGCACAGCTGTTTCTCTCTTGCCTAAAGAGGTCTGGAAAAACCAGACCTTGTAAAATGCAAGTGTGATTCTGGGAGTAGGGGTCATACATTAACCCTTAGACAGCCAGCCCCTGGGACTTCACCAGATGAGTTGATCCAAATTGCTCCTGTGGAGGACAATTCCTAGGCCACCAAGTGGGGATGAGTGGGGAAGGTTCAAGTGTCCAGGGAAGAACAGCAGTGGGAGCACTGCATGGTAGGCCATAGACAGACCTCTGGGTTGCAGGTCTCAGGAGAGCCCAGGAATTCTTCTGTTGGGCTACTCTGGGCAAAGGGCAAACAGTAATGTTAATGCCTCAGCCATAAAACACGTACCTTGCTGCCTTCTTTCCTAAGAACTAGGTGCCCCTTAAGCCTTTACTAACTCTGTTCCAATCTGAACATCAACCTGCCCAACATACATACTCAGCCTGTTACTATAATCTGGGCTTTTCCTTTGGTAGCTGGGCAACCCCTATTTTTAGGAACTATATGTTATTTTATTGGATACTGACAAGAACCATATGAGGTAgtaatattattatccccattttgcagatgcagaaactgaggcttagagagggtAAGTAACTTGTCTAAAGTCATGTAGTTACTAAGTGACAgtgctgggattcaaacccaggttggATGAACACCAGAGTTTATTCTCTTGCCAGAACACTACACCATTTTCATGAACTCTAATCATGAATAAAGCCCTAATGGGTAGGGCCTCAGGATCTGGTCAGGTGCTTTTGTGGGAGGAATGAAGAATTGGGAGCATGGGCACTTAGTGGTCTATTCAAGCCTAGGAGGGGCATTCAAGAGAGAACCCTAGATTTCCTAGGGGAGAGGCCAAGTAATACTTGAACATCTGGGGCAGAAAAGATTAGAGGGATCAATGGGTTCAGATGGGGGCCCTGCTTGGTTTTGCCTGGGGGTGGTTGAAATAGTCTATGACTCCAGGGCACCCACTCCTGAGTGAGGCCGAAGGGACTTATTGCTAGTGCCATTGTCCTAGCTACAGCTTCCTGGCCACACACCCtaggaaagaaggaagataaCTCCAAGGGAAGGTACCTGTGCTTCATTGCTTTCTCTTCATCTATGAAACTGAGTCTTTTGGTCCCTCAGGATGACTCCGGGTGTTGATCCCTTCCCAGGATGGGGATAAGGGTGGAGGAATGGAGGAGGAAGCACAGAGAAAATCTCACGAGGATAGCCAGTGGGCAGCAGGCAGGCATCACAGGTACACAGGTGCTGTTGTTTCTTCTCCAGGGATTCCAACTGAATCACTGTGTTCAAGTCCCAGTTCTGCTTTAGTTCATCTAATAAAACATAAAGGGTCAGTTCCACTTCTAGTTGGATTGCTATAGcgttttccccttccctcccactccgtttttagttaattttattcAGTTCACggttcaatttaaaaattagtatttggATTCAGTTTGGGGTACAGCAAAGTTATGTGGTTTGTTCCAGTTTCTGGTTCATGATTCAGTTCAAATCTGTAGTTCCAACATCATGTCACTGCTGTGAGCAGAGCCAAGTACTGTTGCCTGAGAGAACCCTGAGGAAGACTTGAAAAGTTTCTCAGCAATCTCACGTTCATTCATCTGGGGGAAAACACAGTCTTAATACAGCCCACAGAGGGAAAATTCACACAACTGTGCTTCTGGTTCtattgcaataataataatgttaatgaTAACAATGACAATGACTGACATTTACAAGGTGGGGCTTGTTGGCAAGCACTCAGTATCTGCCAAGTTCTGTGCTATGCTTTTATATGCATTATTCAATGCTATGAAGTGAGTGCTATTATTTTGTAGTCCTtactttatagataagaaaatcaaAACCAGAGGGGCAAATAGCATGTCCAAGATTAAACAGCTAGGAAGTGGTATAGTCAGgataaaatgtaagaaaaggCTGAATTTCAGATATTCTTAGGGATATAGATCAGAATATGAAGTAAATACTAAACTTTCCCCCACTTTCCTGTGAGGAATCAGAGGTGCAGAGAAGTTCtataacttgcccaagttcacaggCAGTAAGTGAAAGTGTCAGTGATTAAGAaccatttcctcctcctcccttccccaccctgttCGTGTTCTTTTTGAAAAGCAGAGCCACTTAAACTTGTGCTAAAGATGAGTAAGATTTGAAATAAGTaggacaaaatctcactttgccTTGATTAGAGGCAAGTCCAGTGGAAATTAATCAAAAGTTTGAATTATAGACTATGTGAAAAGagatgctgttttcatcacttgCAAATACATATAATCACTGGAACCAAGCTGCTAGGACTCTTCAGGGCACCTGCTTTAATGAATAGAGAAGAATGATTTGTACTTAGGACATCAACATTGCCCAGAAGACTCTCAAGCACTTTGCCCTCTGCAGTACTTTAAACTCCACTCCCCTGTAATCTTGTTCATGATCGTCATTTGCTCAGCAAGCCCTTCCATCGGAGATGCTGTAAAGGTAAACTGCAATCAGACTCCTGACACAATCCTCACTGATTCTAAAttggtgaaatctgaataagcAAGGACACACTGAACCTGGGGAATTTCTTTAAAAGCCATCTCTTGTATGGGTTGGGTCTGGTTCACGGTTTCAACTGGGGAGGTGGGGCTTGTTGGCAAGCACTGACCACTCTCATCTTTGATTACTCTGCAGGCCTGATCTTAGTCATCTACTTCTTCTTCTATGCCTCCCTGGCTGCTGTGATCACCCTCTGCATATACACACTGTTTCTGACTATCAGTCCTTACATGCCGACCTTCACTGAGCGGGTGAAGCCTCCTGGTGAGTGTGCCCAAAGGCCCTATGTTGTCAGAACTTGCTGGACAGAAATCTGCTTGCACAGCAGGTTCAGCCTCAATTAACTTTGGCTCTTCCCGGTAATGACTTAGAGATTCAATTATTAAGAGTAAAAGTAAAATGGTACTTGGCAAATTATGGTCCTTTTCATTTTGATTGCCTGGGGGGAAATGGTTTCATGGGAATCAATACCAAAAAATGATCCCACGAATGGGTTAATATATCCAAGACCTGTTTTCATTGCCAGGAGTTATGATCAGACCCTTCGCCCATAGCCTTAACTTCAACTTCAACGTTTCTGAACCTGACACTTGGCAGCATTATGTGATTAGCCTAAATGGCTTTCTCCAGGGTAAGTAAGTTCCTCTGGATAGTGGAAAGCTCTTTTGAAAGGTGATGGGTGggaattcaaaattcaaaattcaccTGGCCCAGACATCCCAATCTTCCTAACCCCAGCCCATCATGGTCTTTCCTTACTGTTCATCCCACTCAGCACCTGTAGATACAATTAAAACTGCTCTAATGTATGATAGAATGTTGCCTTGAAAGCATACAGAGCAACTCTCCAGTAAGACCATAAGCTCCTTGAGGTAGAgagcttgttttcttttcttgaacaTCCTACAGCAGCTAATAAAGTCCCTAGCACATGTGGATGGCTCAATAATGatcatttataaaagataattcTGGGGGGAGATAGTGGTGAgaaaaggagaatgttctccagagcTGGAAGATTCCTGCCTTCTATACGTTTTTAAGTTAAGATAATTAATTTCCTGGAGATAGGCTATCTTGAAGGGAGAGAACAAATGTCTTTATTTAACAATATTCCAGAAAGTTAGAAGAAGAATCTCTGGGTGGCAGTCAACTCCAAATTTTGATCCCAAATATTTTCAAGATGCCTATCTCTGTAGCATCATCAGGTAAATTTTCAGGGACAAATGAATGAGTTCGTGGAGGCCCTTCCACATGGTTTAAGTTGAGGTAGCAGCTTGGTTAAGGTTAAAAACAGAGCACACAGGTTCTGTATTTATCCAGCTATCATAGGAGAGCTCTAGTGGGGTTTACATTGCTTCATCTAATCtgcatggggaaaaaaatccaattagtCTTGCTTGGTTGTCCTGGCCTCGTTGAAGCTGAGGGGTGGGGTAGCTAGTAGAATGCACACTGAATTAGGAGGAGACCAATCACTTATCATGTGCCAGGAAGTGTTATTTAACCACATAAATTTTGTCATTTAGCTTTAGCTGTGCATAATAGACTTAGTTggttgtccccattttacagaggagggaaactgaggctctcaAAGGGGAAATAACTTGATCAAGTCTCCCATCAGCAGAACCAGTATTTGAACCCACATTCATGTTTCAGATACCTTTGCTATTCAAGGCGTCATCCAGCGACCAACATCATGAACATCACACCTGGGAATTTGTTAGAAAAAGAAgggcagaatctcaggccccaccccagacctgttggatcagaatctgtatttttacaaAATCCACAGGTGATTTATATAAACCTTCAAGTTTGAGAAGTGCTGCTTTCCCCTAATTCTATGCTGCCGTATGATCAGGAGTTAGAAACTCAGGTTTACCTCAGTAATGCTTGGTGTTATTTTGATTAAACTTGAGTTGAAGAGTCCTCACCTGTCAAATGAAGGGAGGCTGGATTCTTTCTGAGTCCATGTAGTTCCATTTTTGGCCACAAAAATATTTTGGACATCATAGCCAACAcgatctcttcttttctttcaaaatgctTGGGAGCTATTGAAAATATATTGCCAGAATCTCTGCTGAGGAAATCCCTCTGAGAAGCTAGTAAGTGGAGAAATACCAATTCTGACCTGATAACAGAGACAAGGAATGCTAGGAGAAGCGCTGAGTTTTTAGCTCCTAAGAGCAGATAATATGTCCTGCTAAAAAGAAACACATCTCTGAAATAGGCATCCAAGAGTATCAGTTTCATTCCCATGAGGACTGGGATTTTGTAATAAGGGTCATACTCATGTCACATTATTTTTAACGGAACTACCTCAAGAGAAACAATGAGCACGTGGTTGCAGCTTCTATTTAGAAAGGTATTGAGCATAGCtcttgttctaaaaaaaaaatttaaagccttGAATTAAGTGTAGTtttgtcaaaggaaaaaaaaaggcatagctATAATTGAAATAGATTTAAAATTCCCAGTAGCCACTTAAGAATATCAAACCCAAGTCATAGCTTGTGTAGCTGAGGATCCAGCAGTATATTTCAACTTTTGCTTCTGGTGAATCATACGTGCACAATCACCTCTGAAATCCTGAGCTATGCAGCACATGAATACATGAGGACTAGGGCCAACAGGACTAATTGGGCTCTATCATTTAGAATCAAATTGGAAATAACGCAGCTATTTCCAAAGCCAGTTTTATGGGCTACTCTGGTAGCCCAAAGAGTCACCTCACCTTTCCGATCTCTCCCTGATATGTGTACCCTGGACACATGTTACATTCCATCCAATGTAAAAGGACGCTAATCCCCAAATGGTTTAGGCCTGAGTAGACAAGATATCACCCTCTAAGCGGCTACCCTGTGGTTGATTGTCCTTGGTTTCTATCTTTTAACCTAAGCTTCTATTTTGCGGTAGTGCTAACTTCCCTCTAGAAAAGATGAGGAATTGGTttattccctcctcctcctccctcttctcctcttcctcttcttccactTTCCTTCTGTTCCACAACACATACTTCACACCCTCTTACAATCACGTGCCTTTCATTGAACTCGAAGGGAGACATTTCCTAAAATGAACTTAAAGAGATTTAATCTAGGAACTTAGCCTCCTCATGCCTCAACATGATTCAGTCAGTCCCTCTTCCAAAATCTACCAACTGTCTGCCTATTCCTCTTCCAGAAGCAGAAGAGGAAGCTCTCCAAGTTTACAGTTTACCATATCTAAAAAGATATAATGGGAAAAGAGAAGTTATAAAGTGAAAAACATATTACCCAGAAACAGATATCCAGAAGTTCTGAGGAAATAAGCAGGGATAGGCAATAAAAGTGGGCAGAGGTGAGGAGCCAGGAAGGCTTTCTGGAGGGATGTTGCTGATGAAGGCCACCCCAGGTCCTAGGGCTTCAGGTAGATCGCGTGGGCTTTCAGAGGAGCACAAGCAAGCTGGAGAAAGGAAACGTGGGAGGGAGGACTGCAGAACACATGGCCTTCCCCTGTAGCACCTGCCTAACAACACTTTGCCACCCATACATGCTTTAGGTTATAATGACAGTCTTCAAGAGGAAATGAATGTAGATTGTCCCCCGGGACAGTACTTCATCCAAGATGGTGATGAAGAGGAGGACAAGAAGGCCTGTCAATTTAAGCGTTCCTTCCTGAAGAACTGCTCTGGTCTGGAGGACCCTACTTTTGGATATTCTACAGGACAGCCCTGTATTCTTCTAAAGATGAACCGGGTATATCAGCTCTTGATATCTGGTGGATATCTGGTGATGAAAGTGGATGAGCTGAGTAGGAGGGCTCTGGCCACTCCGTCCTCACACACTACAGGTTTGGCCATTTTTACTGACAACATTAGAAATACAAACAACCAGACAAACCTATCAAATCCTTTTTCTCCCTGAACACTTCCTATTATtattctctcctccacccccaggCTTGCCCCCTGATTGACTCTGTCAAGAATGAGGTCCTGAGCTATTTGGAAGAGGGGATAGGGTGGGATGGGAGATAGTTCTTATATCAtggaaaatgcatttttcttctctcctgtcATGACTTAGGTATCGCAGAGCCTGATCAGGCCCACCCCTCTTGAAACCAGAAAGTTCTTTACAACCTTAGGGTTATCTTACTGCAATTTCCCTTAATCAGGCACGAATACAAGGAATAAGCTGAGCTG includes:
- the ATP1B4 gene encoding protein ATP1B4 isoform X2, which gives rise to MRRQLRSRRAPAFAYGYRYRLDDQDEANQNYLADEEEEAEEEAQVMVVPKLEEEKEEEEEEEKEEEEGQGQSTGNAWWQKLQILNEYLWDPERRMSLARTGLILVIYFFFYASLAAVITLCIYTLFLTISPYMPTFTERVKPPGVMIRPFAHSLNFNFNVSEPDTWQHYVISLNGFLQGYNDSLQEEMNVDCPPGQYFIQDGDEEEDKKACQFKRSFLKNCSGLEDPTFGYSTGQPCILLKMNRIVGFRPELGDPVKVSCKVQRGDENNIRSINYYPESASFDLRYYPYYGKLTHVNYTSPLVAMHFTDVVKNQAVPVQCQLKGKGIINDVINDRFVGRVIFTLNIET
- the ATP1B4 gene encoding protein ATP1B4 isoform X1; the protein is MRRQLRSRRAPAFAYGYRYRLDDQDEANQNYLADEEEEAEEEAQVMVVPKLEEEKEEEEEEEKEEEEGQGQSTGNAWWQKLQILNEYLWDPERRMSLARTGQSWSLILVIYFFFYASLAAVITLCIYTLFLTISPYMPTFTERVKPPGVMIRPFAHSLNFNFNVSEPDTWQHYVISLNGFLQGYNDSLQEEMNVDCPPGQYFIQDGDEEEDKKACQFKRSFLKNCSGLEDPTFGYSTGQPCILLKMNRIVGFRPELGDPVKVSCKVQRGDENNIRSINYYPESASFDLRYYPYYGKLTHVNYTSPLVAMHFTDVVKNQAVPVQCQLKGKGIINDVINDRFVGRVIFTLNIET